One window of the Bdellovibrionales bacterium genome contains the following:
- the speB gene encoding agmatinase gives MEYKPVSGRDLPRFAGIKTFFRLPHVPIKADYDIALVGVPFDGSLSYRPGARFAPGKIREMSALGRIYHWERQMTYIEKIKVADVGDVPIVPIDVMKTYEIIEKYFSELLKKDKKFISVGGDHSTTLPILRALNKKYKKPLAVIHFDAHLDTYPAAWGCEYHHGAFMRHAIEEGLVDGKKLCQVGIRGPLAGKDDLDFVKKHGVHVVTVNDIRNAPLENIAKKINKIIGKDPAYITFDIDCLDPAYAPGTGTPVVGGLTTYETQTILRGLRVPNMVGADIVEVSPPYDHSDITSLAAVDTLFELLNIYAADSKK, from the coding sequence ATGGAATATAAACCAGTATCAGGGCGAGACCTCCCTCGATTTGCAGGAATCAAAACTTTCTTTAGGCTACCTCATGTTCCCATCAAGGCCGATTATGATATCGCACTGGTCGGCGTCCCATTTGATGGCTCACTTTCCTATCGCCCCGGCGCGCGCTTTGCCCCAGGAAAAATCAGAGAAATGTCGGCCCTCGGTCGAATCTATCACTGGGAACGTCAGATGACGTATATCGAAAAAATCAAAGTCGCAGATGTTGGTGACGTTCCGATTGTTCCCATCGACGTTATGAAAACTTATGAGATCATCGAAAAATATTTTTCAGAACTTCTTAAGAAAGATAAAAAATTTATCTCGGTCGGTGGTGATCACTCCACCACACTTCCCATTCTGCGCGCTTTAAATAAGAAATATAAAAAACCATTGGCAGTGATTCACTTTGATGCGCATTTAGATACTTACCCAGCGGCTTGGGGCTGCGAATACCATCACGGGGCCTTCATGCGCCACGCGATTGAAGAGGGCCTTGTCGATGGAAAAAAACTTTGCCAAGTGGGCATTCGTGGACCACTGGCTGGAAAAGATGATCTCGACTTTGTTAAAAAACACGGCGTCCATGTGGTCACAGTGAACGACATTCGTAATGCTCCACTGGAAAACATTGCGAAAAAAATTAATAAAATTATCGGAAAAGATCCGGCCTACATTACCTTCGATATCGACTGCCTTGACCCCGCTTACGCTCCCGGAACTGGCACTCCCGTCGTTGGTGGGCTGACCACTTACGAAACGCAAACCATTCTTCGGGGTTTGCGGGTTCCCAATATGGTCGGCGCCGATATCGTAGAAGTTTCCCCACCCTACGATCACTCGGATATTACGAGCTTAGCGGCCGTGGACACTCTCTTTGAGCTCTTAAATATCTACGCTGCCGATTCTAAAAAATAG